From the Garra rufa chromosome 23, GarRuf1.0, whole genome shotgun sequence genome, the window aggatgcaaaaaatcaaaaagactgagaaaatcacctttaaagttgtccaaattaggttcttaacaatgcatattacaaatcagaaattacattttgatatgtttacagtaggaattttacaaaaaatcttcatggaacgtgaacTTTACTTAGttccttaatgatttttggcataaaagaaaaatcaaaaattttgacccatgcaatgtatttttggctaaaaaATCTCAAGcttgacaggtgcataaaaaaacagcatttttgcctgcagtgtcttcccttaactaacatgaaccaacaatgaacaatacatttatactaatactatttattaatctttgttaatgtaaatgattaaaaataaagtcattcacagtgcattaaataatgttaacaaacacacattttgattttaataatgcattagtaaatgctgaaattgacattaactaatattaataaatgctgtagaagtattgtttaaatataaaataatttaaaaaatataaataaatactacaatagtATATAAACAATACTCATTGGTAGAAAGAAAAAATCttaaaatggccaaatattagcTAAATTATTTGCTTTGTGCTTCGCACAAAACCAGgcttaagcagcacaggtatatttgtagcaatagccaacaatacattgcatgggtcaaaattatactaaaatcattaggatattaagtaaagatcatggtccttcaagatattttgtaaagtacctactgtaaatatatcaaaccttaattttgattagtaatatgcattgcttagaacttaatttggacaactttaaaggtgattttatggtttcaaatggttgtatcttggccaaatattgtcctattctaacaaaccatacatcaatggaaggcttattaATTAATCTATCACGTATAATAATTATAccataatgactggttttgtggtccaggggcacATATATAACTACAGATAATTGTCAGTAAAAAATTCACACTAAGTAAAATTACTACTTTTTAATCTGACAGACTGATATGATAAATATtagacagttttttgttttttaaaatcctGTTCATAAACTCTAATCCAACGGCAGGAGTTCAACACATCTGGATCCACCAACACAGACACAGGAAAAGCTGGCGGGAGTTTGGAGACCAAATATAAGATGAAAGATCTGGGATTGAGTTTAAACCAGAAGTGGAACACAGACAACATGCTCACTGCAGAAGTGTCTGTGGAAGACCAGGTCTGTAGAGCAAACTCTCCTCATGACCTTCCATCCCCCTGAGATGGTTTGCCATCATATTCATAATTGATTATATTATCTTCTCAGCTCGCAGAGGGGTTGAAAGTAGCCCTGGATACGTCTTTTGTACCGAACACAGGGTGAGTTTTTTTAGTATCTGATGGATCAAGGCTATTTTGATGCTTTTGTTTGACATCTTACTCTCTCTTAGCAAGAAGAGCGGTAAACTGAAGACCGCCTACAAGCGTGAATTCGTCAACGTGAACTGCGATATTGATTTCGAGGGTCCGGTTGTGCACTCTGCAGCGGTTCTGGGATATGAAGGCTGGCTCGTGGGATACCAGATGGCGTTTGACACGGCCAAGTCCAAACTGGTGCAAAACAACTTCGCACTGGGATACAAGACCGCAGACTTCCAGCTTCACACCAACGTGTAAGAATTGATGAGAAGCAGAAGGGGAAATAGCTTATGTTATGTTATGATGTTTCTgccatgaaaaaatattttagaattcttttcttacaattctgagtttatatctcataattctgcctttttttgcttttttgggagatataaagtcacaattgtgagataaaatgtcacaattatgttttttttattctgtgatgaaaacagaaaatcagaactaaaaggaaaaaaatcataattatgagtttatatctcacagttctgcctTTTATATCTAAGACATAAAGTCATTATTGTGagatacactgctgctcaaaagtttgggatcagtttttaaaaaaaagtattttatgcttaccaaagttccatttatttgatcaaaaatacagggaaaaaGTTTATGCtttaattatgaaatattattgcaattcaaaacaacagttttttattttaatataatttaaaatagaacttatttctgtgatgtaaagctgaattttcatcagccagaagactccagtctttagtgtcacatgatccttcagaaatcattctaatatactgatttataaattttagtcagaattagtcagaattatgagtttatatctcacagtactAATTTATTTCGCAGAATATAAgatcacaattttaactttttttgtgagatataaagttgcaaattCTGAAAAGGAAAAGTCCAAAATATAAGATAAAATGTTgcagttatgtttttttttaattgttttattctgtggagaacaaaaaaaaaaaatgtgaggaaaaaagtctgaattatgagtttatatcttgctattctgccttttttgcttttttgggagatataaacttaaaattgtgagactaaatgttttttttttttattctgtggcagaaacaaaaagtcaaaactgtgaggaaaagtctgaattatgagtttatatctcgcaattctgactttttttctcagaatataaactcgcaatttacttttttagatttaaaatattacaatattttaaataaactagcTACGACCCTGCTGACATTAGAGCTGGGTTGAAAATATTGATTTCACCAGTATAATCAATTCTCGTTTTATTGAGGCCGATAGTATTTATTAAATCGCAAGAATCAAGCGTTAAGTCTCTGCTGTTTTCCCCTCCGGTAATCACTTTGTGTTTTgtcacttttgatatgaaactaAATTTGAGATTTCAACTCAGTTACAGCATAAAATAAACATCAGTTAACATCAGAAACTATTCTAAAGAAACAGTACAGCTTACCGAAATGAATCATGTCTCGTGAAATCACTCAATCTGTGTTTCAACCGCGGAAAGACGTCAATGAAACGGCTAGCATGTCACATTTACAGTACCTTGGGCAAGTCATTCAGTGACCATAAACTTGTTAGTTAGCTAGAAAGAAAAAACCCTAGAgagagcattttgctaaatatatggaaTCACTTTGTATATATGTAATTCTTTTTTTAACTATATTAAATTGAATCGAATTTATGAAATATCTGTCAACACCCAACCcaccactaccagtcaaaagtttttgaacagtaagattttgaatgtaaaaatgttctgtttttgctgtacttcaaattgaaaatgaaataaatcaaatattagatataaaatagaataaacattagaaataaatatCTAAAAGAAATCAGTTTAAGAtgaaatagtaaaactatttagaaatattttaatttaatattctaTATTTAAGGAAAATACGTCAAACAAAATCAGTGAAACAAACCTGATCAGTTTTAAGCTAATACTGCAGAAATTGATATGGAAGTTTCTgccataattatatatttttttttcagaattctgacttttcttgaatatctcataattctgaaaagaagtcaaaattgtaagataaaatctcacaattatgttttttatttttctgtggcgaaaaaaaagaagtcaaaattgtaagataaaatctcacaattatgttttttatttttctgtggcgaaaaaaagaaaatcagaactgtaaggaaaaagtcataattatgagttcatatctggcaattttttgcttattttggaGATATTAAGTCATTATTGTGAGATACACTTtggctcaaaagtttgggatttggcagtaagattttttattttcttatgatcatcaaaaaaatacagaaacaaaactaatattatgaaatattgcaattcaaaataatagtttttttattttaatataatttaaaatataattaatttcagtgatgtaaagctgaattgtCATCATCTATCAGCATCAaaaattagcatttatctgaaataaaaagcttttgtatacGCTATCaatcaaaagtttggagtgagtataagttttctaattttttttggaaagaaatgatatacttttatttagcaaggatgctttaaattgatcagaagtgatgataaaagatttatatttgagataaatgctgttcttctgaactttctattcatcaaagaaacctgaaaaaattctactcagctgttttcaacctaatattaataataaatgtttctgagctgcaaatcagaatattagaatgatttctgaaggatcgtgtgactgaagtaatgatactaaaaattcagctttgaaatcactggaattattttaaaatgttttaaaaatagtttaaatagtaaaaaatatttcaaaattgtacagttcttgtactttggatcaaataaatgcaggcttggaaaaTTATATTTcggataaattctgttcttctgaacgttctattcatcaaagtaaccTGAAACAAATTCTACTATTgctttttttaacaataataaaaattaatattttttgagctgcaaattagAATATGTGAatgatgtgactggagtaatgatgctaaaaatatgtACACTGTGTTGTGTGTCGGCAGTAATGACGGAGCTGAGTTCGGAGGATCTGTCTATCAGAAAGTCAGCGATCAACTGGAGACGGCCGTCACTTTGGCCTGGACTTCAGGCAGCAACAACACGCGCTTCGGAGTTGCTGCAAAGTACCAGCTCGATAAAGATGCCTCGTTGTCTGTAAGTTAACAAACTTTACACATTACGTATTTTACAAAAGCATCATTTACTGTTCTTAATCTGACTTCAGATAATGGTTCACCAAAAAAACGTACTCTATGGAAGTACACAATCACACATGCAAATTCCTGGCAAACACATTGCAAGCTTGTGGTTCTGTTGTACATAACAGCAATGCTGGAAATGCAAATGCAGATGTGTGTTGCGTTATGATTGGCATTCTGACACATTTCACAACCACGCGTGAAATCAAGGTTTGTGTAACTAGAAGCATCTGCGTCTATGTCGTCGTATATACACATTTTTGTATATGTATTCTTATTCCGTGACAACTTTTTTTcattatgtgatgtttctttCGTAAGTTGTGCACATTTTGGGCCTTTTATTTTAGAGAACAGAAGTCTATGAATCTCAATAAAACCTTTTATGTGCCCTCGTATATTTTTTAGGCCTAAATCAGCTTTCGAAAGCAATAAGGAAGTTATATTAAATATTCAAAAATTGGGATGACCAACCTGATcatgttttgtttatttcattatttccTTATAACAGGCCAAAGTGAACAATGCCAGTCTGATTGGAGTTGGTTACACTCAGAGTCTTCGACCTGGTAATCATGTTATAATTACTGTTTATGATCTTTGGATATAAACAACATAACACTTTTATGTTTTTATAGTAGGAAGTATATAAAGTATGCATTTCATTTGCAGTGTGAAGAATGAACTGTAGGTGATTTTTAACATCCTCCTTTTTGATTCATTATTTAAGAATACTACTAGAAGCTgagggaatagttcacccaaaaatgaacgtTTGCTGAAATTtttctcaccctcaggccatccaagatgtacatgagtttgtttcttcatcagatttggagaaatgtagcattccatcacttactcaccattggatgtgaatgggtgccgtcagaatgagagtccaaacggctaataaaaacatcacaataatccacacacatCTTtttgcttctcaagatgttaactgatggactggagtggtgtggattacttgaggattattgtgatgtttttatcagctgtttggattctgacggcacccatccactgcagaggatctattggtgagcaagtgatggaatgacacatttcttcaaatctgatgaagaaacaaactcatctacatcttggataaccACTTTTAAGGAAATTTTTAACATCTTCCTTTTTCATTCATGATTTAAGCATACTACTAGAAATTGAGGGATTATTTCACCCAAAGATGAACATTTACTGAAACTTTTCATCCCCCGCAGGCCATCTAAAATGTcagtgagtttgtttcttcatcagattttgagaaatttagcattccatcacttactcaccaatggatgtgaatgggtgccgtcatcacaataatccacaagtaatccacaccactccagtccatcagttaacatcttgagaagccaaaagatgtgtttgtaagaaacaaatccatcattaagatacAAACACGcatcttttggcttctcaagatgttaactgatggactggagtggtgtggattacttgtgatgtttttatcagctgtttgaactctcattctaaTGGCACCCATCCATTATCAAGggaatagttcgcccaaaaatcaACATTTACTGAAACTtgtctcaccctcaggccatccaagatgtcgaTGAGttttcagatttggagaaatgtagcattccatcacttactcaccaatagatgtgaatgggtgccgtcagaaagagattccaaacggctgataaaaacataacaataatccacaagttatTCACACCACtttagtccatcagttaacatcttgagaagccaagatctgtgtgtttgtaagaaacaaatccatcattaagacatagTTTAACTTTAAACAATAGATTCCGGgttcataataatgcttcctccagtgaaaaagtcttttggtctgaatcaggagagaaaaatgcacaaatcaagcactttttacaagccaaaacagctgtaAACAAATACGTCAGTAGATTTTGatatgagaggacaacaggagatagACTTTTTACATTAGAGGaagcattagaatgatttatggacttgtattttgacTGGAAGccatggtttaaagttaaaaacatcttaattatggatttgtttctcacaaacacacatcttttggcttctcaagatgttaactgatggactggagtggtgtggattacttgtgatgtttttatcagctgtttgaactctcattctaaTGGCACCCATCCATTATTAAGggaatagttcgcccaaaaatcaACATTTACTGAAACTtgtctcaccctcaggccatccaagatgtcgaTGAGttttcagatttggagaaatgtagcattccatcacttactcaccaatagatgtgaatgggtgccgtcagaaagagattccaaacagctgataaaaacataacaataatccacaagttatTCACACCACtttagtccatcagttaacatcttgagaagccaagatctgtgtgtttgtaagaaacaaatccatcattaagacatagTTTAACTTTAAACAATAGATTCCGGgttcataataatgcttcctccagtgaaaaagacttttggtctgaatcaggagagaaatatgcacaaatcaagcactttttacaagccaaaacagctgtaaacaaatttgtcagtagattttgatgtgagaggacaacaggagatagactttttccactggaggaagcTTTAGTATGATTTATGGACTTGTTTTTTGACTGGAAGccatggtttaaagttaaaaacatcttaatgatggatttgtttcttacaaacatgcatcttttggcttctcaagatgttaactgatggactggagtggtgtggattattgtgatgtttttatcagctgtttggaatctcattctgacggcacccattcgctccattggtgagcaagtgatgtaatgctgcatttctctaaatccaatgaagaaacaaactcatctacatcttagataaCCAATGTTAAGGACATTTTAGgttttttaaaaaacacacaattaAAATTGATTACAGTGTACTTATAAAAAATGGTTTATTTCACTGAATTAAACATGCAACAGTAAGATTATGTAACAGCAATGTTGCATActactttgcaaaaaaaagtacaaaatatttgttaaaactaGCTATTAATAGTTAATAAATAGTACGCAGTATATACTTCACAATATGTAGTACACAAGTATTTAATTCCAGTCATCTTGTGACCAATGTTTTACTTGTTTAAGATACTTATTAACCTCTTTGTGCATCTTTTAATGATTTACATTCTCTTTATCTCATTTATAAAGGGGTGAAACTCACTCTCTCTGCCTTGATCGACGGGAAAAACTTCAACACAGGCGGACACAAAGTCGGACTGGGTTTTGAACTGGAAGCGTAGCTGCCATAGTGCAAAAGACACCGAAGAGGAAGAGAGTCCCAGTCCTCACATTGTCCCTCCTACATCACACACTAGCTAAAATGACACTCAATGACTAAAAACACTTAGCGGCATGTTGGTGGGTTTTGCAAGTCAGTGGGAGCCGAGCGATTCAATCTCAGCCGGTCGTAAGATCTGGCCTTCTAAGGAAAATTTATTTAATGAAAGCCGTATATTTACATAGAGCACCTGCAGCAAGCCAAATTAAGTATGGGTAGATTTGCGAGCTTGGAGTGTTTCTCTGGGATGTCAGTGCATGCCAAGCACTTGATTTATCGGACGTCATAAATTTGCATGGTGGTAGTTGAGGTTATTTCTCAGGATGCTGCGTTAGAGTTGCACTTCTAGGGCTTTAGGCCTCACAGGAAACCAGGCAGCATGCGTATTTCTAgagcttgcaacactaccctttTCACACTCATTGATGGTTAAAGAGCAACTCTGTATTGTGGCCGCTAGAAAACCATTTCAAAAGGTGTACAAATGAGATTTTTGTACTTTGAACTCTTTATGGGCACAGATATC encodes:
- the LOC141298789 gene encoding non-selective voltage-gated ion channel VDAC2, with amino-acid sequence MAVPPAYSDLGKTAKDIFSKGYGFGIVKLDLKTKSQNGVEFNTSGSTNTDTGKAGGSLETKYKMKDLGLSLNQKWNTDNMLTAEVSVEDQLAEGLKVALDTSFVPNTGKKSGKLKTAYKREFVNVNCDIDFEGPVVHSAAVLGYEGWLVGYQMAFDTAKSKLVQNNFALGYKTADFQLHTNVNDGAEFGGSVYQKVSDQLETAVTLAWTSGSNNTRFGVAAKYQLDKDASLSAKVNNASLIGVGYTQSLRPGVKLTLSALIDGKNFNTGGHKVGLGFELEA